One Paraburkholderia phytofirmans OLGA172 genomic window carries:
- a CDS encoding FUSC family protein — MSAAPSPGSRPTSFAALYAAAADWARTDGLTWVYLFKALAACFLALGIAMKLDLPQPRTAMTTVFIVMQPRSGMVFAKSFYRICGTLVGLVVMLALIGLFAQQPELFIATTAIWVGICTAGAARNRNFKSYGFVLAGYTAALIGIPASQHPDGAFLSALTRVAEVVVGIISAGAVSGLVFPQFAGLLMRSTVRARFSAFVEYVSASLAGRNDRARIEATNAGFVADIVGFEAARSAAVFEGPDSRMRSGRLARLNSEFMAASTRFHALHQLMNRLRDTNTSSATVAVDALEPYFKEIAPLLAKSGEPVLSAADATHSAAQLDAYKAELPKRVGATRAALETQPDAPLLDFDTGAELLRRFIDDLHAYVATYASLAVDTHERERWIERYEPKTNAIAAGVAGLRAAIVMMALGAFWIATAWPSGSTLTLAAAAVCALASSSPNPKRTAFQMAGGTLVAAVMSMIVVYGVYPHIDGFPLLCAALTPFLLLGVFMTTRPALAGYGVGYCIFFCFLAGPDNVIHYDPSGTINDALALVLSMLACVIAFAVLLPPSTPWLRNRMLADLRRQVALASRAGMRRVRSRFESGTRDLMFQINALAQHEPELKRDTLRWLFSVLEVGNAMIDLRRELAALPADARYAKSMPWRVRLRAMRDAVTALFERPRADRFDRSLAATTDAIAAVQLMLATFTPPREERHRLQRILSQLHFIRTALLDPQSPLEPLMSGRADASEGVRHAT; from the coding sequence ATGTCAGCCGCCCCCTCTCCCGGCTCGCGCCCGACATCGTTCGCCGCGCTCTACGCGGCCGCCGCCGACTGGGCGCGCACCGACGGCCTCACGTGGGTCTATCTGTTCAAAGCGCTCGCCGCCTGCTTTCTGGCGCTCGGCATCGCGATGAAACTCGACCTGCCGCAGCCGCGCACCGCGATGACCACCGTGTTCATCGTGATGCAACCGCGAAGCGGGATGGTGTTCGCCAAGAGCTTCTACCGGATCTGCGGCACGCTGGTCGGCCTCGTCGTGATGCTGGCGTTGATCGGCCTGTTCGCGCAGCAGCCGGAACTGTTCATCGCCACGACCGCGATCTGGGTCGGCATCTGCACCGCGGGTGCCGCGCGCAATCGCAACTTCAAATCGTACGGATTCGTACTGGCCGGCTACACCGCCGCGCTGATCGGCATTCCCGCTTCACAGCATCCAGATGGCGCGTTTCTGAGCGCGCTTACGCGGGTGGCGGAAGTGGTGGTCGGCATCATCAGCGCGGGCGCCGTCAGCGGGCTGGTGTTTCCGCAGTTTGCCGGCTTGCTGATGCGCAGCACCGTGCGCGCGCGTTTCTCTGCGTTCGTCGAGTATGTGTCGGCCTCTTTGGCAGGCCGCAACGACCGCGCGCGGATCGAAGCAACCAACGCGGGCTTTGTCGCCGACATCGTCGGTTTCGAAGCGGCGCGCAGTGCCGCCGTGTTCGAAGGCCCCGATTCGCGGATGCGCAGCGGCCGTCTGGCGCGTCTGAACAGCGAGTTCATGGCCGCCTCGACGCGCTTTCACGCGTTGCATCAGCTGATGAACCGGCTGCGCGATACGAACACGAGCAGCGCGACCGTCGCGGTCGACGCACTGGAGCCGTACTTCAAGGAAATCGCCCCCCTGCTCGCGAAATCAGGCGAACCGGTGTTGAGCGCCGCGGATGCCACCCACTCCGCCGCGCAACTCGACGCGTACAAAGCGGAGCTGCCCAAGCGGGTGGGCGCGACACGCGCCGCACTGGAAACGCAGCCGGACGCACCGCTGCTCGACTTCGACACGGGTGCTGAACTGCTGCGCCGCTTCATCGACGATCTGCACGCGTACGTGGCCACCTATGCGTCGCTTGCCGTCGACACGCACGAACGCGAGCGCTGGATCGAGCGCTACGAACCGAAGACGAACGCGATCGCCGCGGGCGTCGCCGGCCTGCGCGCGGCGATCGTCATGATGGCGCTCGGCGCATTCTGGATCGCGACCGCGTGGCCGAGCGGCTCGACCCTGACGTTGGCTGCCGCGGCGGTATGCGCGCTGGCGTCGTCGTCGCCGAATCCGAAGCGCACGGCGTTCCAGATGGCGGGCGGCACGCTGGTTGCCGCGGTGATGAGCATGATCGTGGTGTACGGCGTGTATCCGCACATCGACGGCTTTCCGCTGCTGTGCGCCGCGCTCACGCCGTTCCTGCTGCTCGGCGTGTTCATGACGACGCGCCCGGCGCTGGCCGGCTACGGCGTCGGCTACTGCATCTTCTTCTGTTTTCTGGCCGGCCCGGACAACGTGATTCATTACGATCCGAGCGGCACCATTAACGACGCGCTTGCGCTGGTGCTGTCGATGCTGGCATGCGTGATTGCCTTTGCCGTGCTGCTGCCGCCTTCGACGCCGTGGCTGCGCAACCGCATGCTGGCGGACCTGCGCCGCCAGGTGGCGCTAGCGAGCCGTGCGGGCATGCGCCGGGTGCGTTCACGCTTCGAGAGCGGCACGCGCGATCTGATGTTCCAGATCAACGCGCTCGCGCAACACGAACCCGAGCTCAAGCGCGACACTCTGCGCTGGCTCTTCTCGGTGCTCGAAGTGGGCAATGCAATGATTGACTTGCGCCGCGAACTGGCGGCGCTGCCCGCCGACGCGCGCTACGCGAAGTCGATGCCGTGGCGCGTCAGATTGCGTGCGATGCGCGATGCGGTGACCGCGCTATTCGAACGGCCGCGTGCGGACCGCTTCGACCGCTCGCTCGCCGCCACCACCGATGCGATTGCCGCAGTTCAACTGATGCTGGCCACCTTCACGCCACCACGCGAGGAGCGGCATCGGCTGCAACGCATTCTGAGTCAACTGCATTTCATTCGTACCGCGCTGCTCGATCCGCAATCGCCGCTTGAACCGCTAATGAGCGGACGTGCCGACGCGTCTGAAGGAGTTCGTCATGCCACGTGA
- a CDS encoding DUF1656 domain-containing protein has protein sequence MPRDIAVFDAYVPAIVLLFIAGAALTWVLDRVIAYTGLYRVVWHPSLFRASLLVCVCGVLGLAVYR, from the coding sequence ATGCCACGTGATATCGCCGTTTTCGACGCCTACGTGCCGGCCATCGTGCTGCTGTTTATCGCGGGCGCCGCGCTTACCTGGGTGTTGGACCGCGTGATTGCCTATACAGGCTTGTATCGCGTGGTGTGGCATCCGTCATTGTTCAGGGCCAGCTTGCTCGTCTGCGTGTGCGGCGTGCTCGGTCTCGCCGTTTATCGTTGA
- a CDS encoding HlyD family secretion protein, with protein sequence MTIRNIVGFVATAIIFIVAILIGRVLWVHYMDEPWTRDGRVRAEIVNVAPDVSGAVVDLPVKDNQLVKKGDLLMQIDPSHYAIAVEQAQAAVAARKAELQMKRDDAQRRADMDALVVSTESRENATHTASAAEASYQQALAALDAAKLNLERTRVVAPVDGYVTNLNVFQGDYAIAGSAKLAIVDSHSFWVYGYFEETKLPHVRVGDKAEVRLMSGGTLQGHVESISRGIYDRDNPESRELLADVNPTFNWVRLAQRVPVRVKIDSVPDGVVLAAGITCTVVVKPS encoded by the coding sequence ATGACCATCCGAAATATTGTGGGCTTCGTCGCGACAGCCATTATTTTTATCGTCGCGATTTTGATTGGGCGCGTGTTGTGGGTTCATTACATGGATGAGCCGTGGACTCGCGATGGGCGCGTGCGTGCTGAGATTGTGAATGTGGCGCCGGATGTTTCAGGCGCGGTTGTGGATTTGCCTGTTAAGGACAATCAACTGGTGAAGAAGGGGGATCTGTTGATGCAGATCGATCCGTCGCACTATGCGATTGCTGTTGAGCAGGCACAAGCTGCTGTCGCTGCGCGTAAGGCCGAGTTGCAGATGAAGCGGGATGATGCGCAGCGGCGTGCGGATATGGACGCGTTGGTTGTGTCTACGGAGAGTCGTGAGAATGCGACTCACACGGCTTCTGCTGCTGAGGCTTCTTATCAACAGGCGTTGGCTGCGCTCGATGCCGCCAAGCTGAATCTCGAGCGGACCCGGGTTGTCGCGCCGGTTGACGGGTATGTCACCAATCTGAATGTATTTCAGGGCGATTACGCTATTGCTGGGTCTGCCAAGCTGGCGATTGTCGATAGCCACTCGTTCTGGGTCTATGGGTATTTTGAGGAGACCAAGCTGCCTCATGTTCGCGTCGGCGATAAGGCCGAAGTCCGGTTGATGAGCGGCGGCACGCTGCAAGGGCATGTCGAGAGCATCTCTCGAGGGATCTATGATCGGGATAATCCTGAAAGCCGGGAGCTGCTGGCCGATGTGAATCCGACTTTCAACTGGGTTCGGTTGGCGCAGCGCGTGCCGGTGCGGGTGAAGATCGATTCCGTGCCTGACGGTGTTGTGCTTGCCGCTGGCATTACCTGTACCGTTGTTGTTAAGCCAAGCTGA
- a CDS encoding methyl-accepting chemotaxis protein, which translates to MKAVSLDGQTGVGFVPEGDAAGKPSPSRGQGSRSRAVRLNGLSVKAMLRLAFAVLLIGTLAIGVFSLTQISRLNASAQSIYDQGHVASRAAEEARGHMLRASRAQKMLLTATTAKERDDLGADIDKGLSGLATELGTLQQYVDTSDAKAVDQQKKFAAAVAVWSGHLRDFVTLVKAQPLDLSQMNWQVGTQDVSLLVETGKLEKLVDELVAQRSTAAKATIEASGFIFHSSFVMIAVMTVALIALAFGIGEWVVRRLAGQLGGEPAYAKEIASRIAAGDLSNQIALGRKDKSSLLYALHDMQSGLATTVSDIASSADAIAMASGEISMGNLDLSQRTEQQAMALERTAGSMEQLTSTVRQNADNAKQASMLANNASEIAEKGGDVVSRVVATMNEINDSARSIGDIIGVIEGIAFQTNILALNAAVEAARAGEEGRGFSVVAAEVRNLAQRSAAAAKEIKGLISTSVERVGNGSILAQDAGQTMDEVVKAVKRVTDIMGEISAASSEQSAGIEEINLAVTQMDSGTQQNAALVEQATAAARSLDDQARGLKQMVGKFRL; encoded by the coding sequence ATGAAAGCAGTTTCGCTGGACGGCCAGACGGGCGTGGGGTTCGTACCGGAAGGGGACGCGGCGGGCAAGCCGTCGCCATCGCGTGGACAGGGCAGCCGCTCGCGTGCCGTGCGGCTCAACGGCCTGTCGGTGAAGGCGATGCTGCGGCTTGCGTTTGCCGTGTTGCTGATCGGCACGCTCGCGATCGGTGTGTTTTCGCTGACCCAGATCAGCCGCCTGAACGCCTCGGCGCAATCGATCTACGACCAGGGCCACGTGGCGAGCCGCGCGGCCGAAGAGGCGCGTGGTCACATGCTGCGCGCCAGCCGCGCGCAAAAGATGCTGCTCACCGCGACCACCGCCAAGGAGCGCGACGATCTCGGCGCCGACATCGACAAGGGTTTGAGCGGTCTCGCCACGGAACTCGGCACGCTGCAGCAGTACGTCGACACATCCGACGCGAAGGCGGTCGACCAGCAGAAGAAGTTTGCCGCTGCCGTCGCGGTGTGGAGCGGCCACTTGCGTGACTTCGTGACGCTCGTGAAAGCGCAGCCGCTCGATCTTTCGCAGATGAACTGGCAGGTCGGCACACAGGACGTTTCGCTGCTGGTCGAGACCGGCAAGCTCGAAAAACTCGTCGACGAACTCGTCGCCCAACGCAGCACGGCCGCGAAGGCGACCATCGAGGCGTCGGGTTTTATCTTCCATTCGTCGTTTGTGATGATTGCGGTGATGACGGTCGCGCTGATTGCGCTCGCGTTCGGCATTGGCGAGTGGGTGGTGCGACGCCTTGCCGGCCAGCTCGGCGGCGAGCCGGCGTACGCAAAGGAGATTGCCAGCCGGATCGCGGCGGGCGATCTGTCGAATCAGATCGCGTTGGGGCGCAAGGACAAGTCGAGCCTGCTGTACGCGCTGCACGACATGCAAAGCGGCCTCGCGACAACGGTCTCCGACATCGCATCCAGCGCGGACGCGATTGCGATGGCGTCGGGCGAAATCTCGATGGGCAATCTGGACTTGTCGCAGCGCACCGAGCAGCAGGCGATGGCGCTGGAGCGGACCGCGGGCAGCATGGAGCAGTTGACCTCGACGGTGCGGCAGAACGCCGACAATGCGAAGCAGGCGAGCATGCTCGCCAACAACGCCTCGGAGATCGCCGAGAAGGGCGGCGACGTAGTGAGCCGCGTGGTGGCGACGATGAACGAGATCAACGACAGCGCGCGAAGCATTGGCGACATCATCGGCGTGATCGAGGGGATTGCATTCCAGACCAACATTCTCGCGTTGAACGCGGCGGTGGAAGCAGCGCGGGCCGGCGAGGAAGGCCGCGGATTTTCTGTTGTCGCGGCTGAAGTGCGGAATCTGGCTCAGCGTAGCGCCGCTGCGGCCAAGGAGATCAAGGGCTTGATCAGTACGTCGGTGGAGCGAGTGGGCAACGGGTCGATATTGGCCCAGGATGCGGGTCAGACGATGGATGAAGTCGTTAAGGCGGTGAAGCGCGTGACCGACATCATGGGTGAGATTTCGGCGGCTTCTTCCGAACAGAGTGCTGGGATTGAGGAGATCAACCTTGCGGTAACGCAGATGGATTCGGGGACTCAGCAGAACGCCGCGCTGGTGGAGCAGGCTACCGCGGCTGCGAGATCGCTGGATGATCAGGCCCGCGGCCTGAAGCAGATGGTCGGGAAGTTCAGACTATAA
- a CDS encoding MFS transporter — protein sequence METSLDKSALAGASTAPASAANLAANPAATAPAAKVQRTVYSVLGAISFSHLLNDMIQSLILAIYPMLKDNFSLSFGQIGLITLTYQITASLLQPLVGSYTDKHPKPYSLPVGMGFTLAGLLLMSVAPSFGVLLVAAALVGCGSSVFHPESSRVARMASGGRHGLAQSLFQVGGNAGSSLGPLLAALIVIPHGQRSIAWFSVAALVAIVVLAQIGRWYKQHPAVKKARSQTGHATLSRNQVMFAMGVLMLLVFSKYFYLASINSYFTFYLIDKFHLPVQAAQVHLFVFLAAVAAGTVIGGPIGDRIGRKYVIWVSILGVAPFTLLLPYANLFWTGVLTVIIGIVLASAFSAILVYAQELIPGKVGMIAGLFFGFAFGMGGIGAAVLGQLADATSITYVYKVCSFLPLIGVLTVFLPDVEGKRAKA from the coding sequence ATGGAAACGAGCCTCGATAAAAGCGCCCTCGCCGGCGCCTCAACCGCTCCCGCCAGTGCTGCCAACCTCGCTGCCAACCCGGCTGCCACAGCGCCGGCCGCTAAAGTCCAGCGCACGGTCTACTCCGTGCTGGGCGCGATCAGCTTTTCGCACCTGCTCAACGACATGATCCAGTCGTTGATTCTGGCGATCTACCCGATGCTGAAAGACAACTTTTCGCTGTCGTTCGGGCAGATCGGCCTGATTACGCTGACCTACCAGATCACCGCGTCGCTGCTGCAGCCGCTGGTCGGCAGCTATACCGACAAGCATCCGAAGCCGTATTCGCTGCCCGTCGGCATGGGCTTCACGCTCGCCGGCCTGCTGCTGATGTCGGTCGCGCCGAGTTTCGGCGTGCTGCTGGTCGCGGCGGCGCTGGTCGGCTGCGGCTCGTCGGTGTTCCATCCGGAATCGTCGCGGGTGGCGCGCATGGCCTCGGGCGGCCGCCACGGTCTGGCGCAGTCGCTGTTCCAGGTGGGCGGCAATGCGGGTTCGTCGCTCGGGCCCTTGCTCGCCGCGTTGATCGTGATTCCGCACGGCCAGCGCAGCATCGCGTGGTTCTCGGTGGCGGCGCTGGTCGCGATCGTCGTGCTCGCGCAGATCGGCCGCTGGTACAAGCAGCATCCCGCCGTGAAGAAGGCGCGCAGCCAGACCGGTCACGCGACGCTGTCGCGCAACCAGGTCATGTTCGCGATGGGCGTGCTGATGCTGCTGGTGTTCTCGAAGTACTTTTACCTCGCCAGCATCAACAGCTATTTCACGTTCTATCTGATCGACAAGTTCCATCTGCCGGTGCAGGCCGCGCAGGTCCATCTGTTCGTGTTCCTCGCGGCAGTCGCGGCAGGCACGGTGATCGGTGGTCCGATTGGCGACCGGATCGGTCGCAAGTATGTGATCTGGGTGTCGATCCTCGGCGTTGCGCCGTTCACGCTGCTTCTGCCGTACGCCAACCTGTTCTGGACCGGCGTGCTGACGGTGATCATCGGTATCGTGCTGGCTTCGGCGTTCTCGGCGATCCTCGTCTATGCGCAGGAACTGATCCCCGGCAAGGTGGGGATGATCGCGGGCCTCTTCTTCGGTTTCGCGTTCGGCATGGGCGGGATCGGCGCTGCCGTGCTCGGGCAGTTGGCCGACGCCACCAGCATCACCTATGTGTACAAGGTCTGCTCGTTCCTGCCGCTGATCGGCGTGCTGACGGTGTTTCTGCCGGATGTCGAAGGCAAGCGCGCGAAAGCGTGA
- a CDS encoding propionate--CoA ligase: protein MTPYRDFHRRSIEQPEAFWREQAQRIHWQTPFDTVLDRSNPPFARWFVGGRTNLCHNAVDRHLAERAQQNALVYVSTETGIERRYTYAELYEEINRMAAVMRSLGVKRGDVVLLYLPMIPEALFAMLACARLGAIHSVVFGGFAAHNLAARIDDAKPVLVVTADAGARGGKVIEYTPLVDEALARATHKTPHVLLIDRQLAPERLNASYLVAYEPLREQFFDARVSCEWLESNEPSYVLYTSGTTGKPKGVQRDVGGYAVALAASMEHIFQGKPGDTMFTASDVGWVVGHSYIVYAPLIAGLTTVMYEGTPIRPDGGIWWRLVEHHKINLMFTAPTALRVLKKQDPALLKKSDLSSLRALFLAGEPLDEPTATWIADALGKPVIDNYWQTETGWPMLAIPRGVEALPTKLGSPGVPSAGFNLTLRNELTGEPCPTGEKGVLTLEYPLPPGCMSTVWGDDKRFIGTYWSSVPNQQVYSTFDWGIQDEDGYVTILGRTDDVINVAGHRLGTREIEEALSSHAAVAEVAVVGVTDALKGQAAMAFVVLRDAQAYASEKARAKLEAELTATVDRQLGAIARPARVVVVSMLPKTRSGKLLRRAIAALAEGREPGDLPTIEDPAALQQVREALGDSTKH from the coding sequence ATGACCCCCTATCGCGACTTCCACCGCCGTTCGATCGAGCAACCCGAGGCATTCTGGCGTGAACAGGCGCAGCGGATTCATTGGCAAACGCCGTTCGATACGGTGCTCGACCGCTCCAATCCGCCGTTCGCTCGCTGGTTCGTCGGCGGCCGCACGAACCTGTGCCATAACGCGGTGGACCGGCATCTGGCCGAGCGGGCGCAGCAGAATGCGCTGGTGTATGTGTCGACGGAAACCGGCATCGAACGGCGTTACACCTACGCCGAGCTGTATGAGGAAATCAACCGCATGGCCGCGGTGATGCGCTCGCTGGGCGTCAAGCGCGGCGACGTCGTGCTGCTCTATCTGCCGATGATCCCCGAAGCGCTGTTCGCGATGCTCGCGTGCGCGCGGCTCGGCGCGATTCACTCGGTGGTGTTCGGCGGCTTTGCGGCTCACAACCTGGCAGCGCGCATCGACGATGCGAAACCTGTGCTGGTCGTGACCGCCGACGCTGGCGCACGCGGCGGCAAGGTGATCGAGTACACGCCGCTAGTGGACGAGGCGCTCGCGCGAGCGACCCACAAGACGCCGCACGTGCTGCTGATCGATCGGCAACTCGCGCCCGAACGCCTGAACGCGAGCTACCTCGTCGCCTACGAGCCGCTGCGCGAACAGTTTTTCGATGCGCGCGTGTCATGCGAATGGCTCGAATCGAACGAGCCGTCGTATGTGCTGTACACCTCGGGCACCACCGGCAAGCCGAAGGGCGTGCAGCGCGACGTCGGCGGCTATGCGGTGGCGCTGGCGGCATCGATGGAACACATCTTTCAGGGCAAGCCCGGCGACACGATGTTTACCGCGTCGGACGTGGGCTGGGTGGTCGGCCATAGCTACATCGTCTATGCACCGCTGATTGCGGGCCTCACTACCGTGATGTACGAAGGCACGCCGATTCGTCCAGACGGCGGCATCTGGTGGCGCCTGGTCGAACACCACAAGATCAATCTGATGTTCACCGCGCCGACTGCGTTGCGCGTGTTGAAAAAGCAGGACCCGGCGCTGCTGAAAAAATCCGATCTGTCGAGCCTGCGCGCGCTGTTCCTCGCCGGCGAGCCGCTCGACGAACCGACCGCCACATGGATCGCCGACGCGCTCGGCAAACCCGTGATCGACAACTACTGGCAGACCGAAACCGGCTGGCCGATGCTGGCGATTCCGCGCGGCGTCGAAGCGCTGCCCACCAAGCTCGGTTCGCCGGGCGTGCCGTCGGCCGGTTTCAATCTGACCTTGCGTAACGAACTGACGGGCGAGCCCTGCCCGACGGGCGAAAAAGGCGTGCTCACGCTGGAATATCCGCTGCCGCCGGGCTGCATGTCGACGGTGTGGGGCGACGACAAGCGCTTTATCGGCACGTACTGGTCGAGCGTTCCGAACCAGCAGGTCTACTCGACCTTCGACTGGGGCATTCAGGATGAGGACGGTTATGTGACGATCCTCGGCCGCACTGACGACGTGATCAACGTCGCCGGCCATCGGCTCGGCACGCGCGAGATCGAGGAAGCGTTGTCGAGCCACGCGGCGGTCGCGGAAGTGGCGGTGGTCGGCGTGACAGATGCGCTGAAGGGTCAGGCGGCAATGGCCTTCGTGGTGCTGCGCGACGCGCAAGCTTATGCGAGCGAGAAGGCGCGGGCGAAGCTGGAAGCCGAACTCACGGCAACGGTCGACCGCCAGCTCGGCGCGATTGCGCGGCCGGCGCGCGTGGTGGTGGTATCGATGCTGCCGAAGACGCGCTCGGGCAAGCTGTTACGCCGCGCGATTGCGGCGCTGGCCGAAGGACGCGAACCGGGCGATCTGCCGACGATCGAGGATCCGGCGGCGCTGCAGCAGGTGCGGGAGGCGCTGGGGGATTCAACGAAGCACTAG
- a CDS encoding 5'-methylthioadenosine/adenosylhomocysteine nucleosidase translates to MSTGAISRAQIGAGGAGAPVSHRPLGILAALPQELGDLIEAMRAESGVRTITHGQRDYHVGTVHGAPCVVTLARVGKVAAAATVSALIHAFDVDAVVFTGVAGGVGSEVRVGDIVVANALMQHDLDASPLFPRFEVPLLGVSRFTADGALADQLAAACERFVAEEGAASAARFGTREPRVHRGLIISGDQFVASATGVEALRDALPDALAVEMEGAAIAQVCYEYGVPCAVVRTISDTADDHAPQSFVSFLTEIAGTYSNAILKRFLEARRVA, encoded by the coding sequence ATGAGCACGGGCGCGATAAGCAGGGCACAAATAGGGGCGGGCGGCGCAGGCGCGCCGGTCTCGCATCGTCCGCTCGGCATTCTGGCGGCATTGCCGCAGGAACTCGGCGACCTGATCGAAGCGATGCGCGCCGAATCCGGCGTACGCACCATCACCCACGGTCAGCGTGACTATCACGTCGGCACCGTGCACGGCGCGCCTTGCGTCGTGACGCTGGCGCGCGTGGGCAAGGTCGCGGCGGCGGCCACGGTCAGCGCCTTGATCCATGCGTTCGATGTCGACGCAGTCGTGTTTACGGGTGTTGCGGGTGGCGTCGGGTCTGAGGTGCGGGTCGGCGATATCGTCGTCGCCAACGCGCTGATGCAGCACGATCTCGACGCGTCGCCATTGTTTCCGCGCTTCGAGGTGCCGCTGCTCGGCGTGTCGCGTTTTACCGCCGATGGTGCGCTCGCCGATCAACTGGCCGCGGCGTGCGAGCGTTTTGTCGCGGAAGAGGGCGCCGCGTCGGCGGCGCGCTTCGGTACACGCGAGCCGCGCGTCCATCGCGGCCTGATCATCAGCGGAGATCAGTTCGTCGCGAGTGCAACGGGCGTCGAAGCCTTGCGCGATGCGCTGCCGGATGCGCTCGCGGTCGAGATGGAAGGCGCGGCAATCGCGCAGGTCTGCTATGAATACGGCGTGCCGTGCGCGGTGGTGCGCACCATCTCCGACACCGCCGACGATCACGCGCCGCAATCGTTCGTGTCGTTTCTCACGGAGATCGCCGGGACGTATTCGAATGCGATTTTGAAGCGTTTTCTGGAGGCGCGCCGGGTGGCGTGA